In Saccharothrix syringae, the following are encoded in one genomic region:
- a CDS encoding thioesterase II family protein has product MDQWLLCRHRRPGAALRLYCFPHSGGSAGEFLRWADDLPDVEVWGVQLPGRGTRLDEEPPTRLDALVEAVVAEVAFEGPFAFFGHSLGSLVAYEVAAALGDRGPVHLLVSAHEAPHLHRGDPTAHRLDEAGLLAAVEQRYGPLPAEVRDDPEWREVVLGPLRADLEMVAGYRFPGHEPLSCAITALGGLDDTVAAADLSAWDRHTTGPFARRVFAGGHFYFREQHHDVLRSLAADLARPVR; this is encoded by the coding sequence ATGGACCAGTGGCTGCTGTGCCGCCACCGGCGGCCGGGCGCCGCCCTGCGGCTGTACTGCTTCCCGCACAGCGGCGGCTCGGCGGGCGAGTTCCTGCGCTGGGCCGACGACCTGCCCGACGTCGAGGTGTGGGGCGTCCAGCTCCCCGGCCGGGGCACCCGCCTGGACGAGGAGCCGCCGACGCGGCTGGACGCGCTGGTGGAGGCCGTCGTGGCCGAGGTGGCGTTCGAGGGGCCGTTCGCGTTCTTCGGGCACAGCCTGGGCTCGCTGGTGGCCTACGAGGTCGCCGCGGCACTGGGCGACCGCGGTCCGGTCCACCTGCTGGTGTCCGCGCACGAGGCGCCCCACCTGCACCGGGGCGACCCGACCGCGCACCGGCTCGACGAGGCCGGGCTGCTGGCCGCCGTGGAGCAGCGCTACGGGCCGCTGCCCGCCGAGGTCCGCGACGACCCCGAGTGGCGGGAGGTGGTCCTCGGGCCGCTGCGCGCCGACCTGGAGATGGTCGCCGGCTACCGCTTCCCCGGCCACGAGCCCCTGAGCTGCGCGATCACCGCCCTGGGCGGCCTGGACGACACCGTCGCCGCCGCCGACCTGTCCGCCTGGGACCGGCACACCACCGGCCCGTTCGCCCGCCGGGTGTTCGCCGGCGGCCACTTCTACTTCCGGGAGCAGCACCATGACGTCCTCCGTAGCCTCGCCGCCGACCTTGCGCGGCCTGTTCGATGA
- a CDS encoding acyl-CoA dehydrogenase family protein, producing the protein MTSSVASPPTLRGLFDELFLGRVRWDLLRPFPEQDPADRAAGDAAVAAIRELLTARVNPERVDRTGELPDGLTGAMQDGGFYRMLLDRSLGGLELSPLNALRVVSAAASWSPAVAWSLAVGNGFGSGSYLPIIPEGPLRDLITRYVREGIVSGSADTEANGAANHRRHTTAVPVDGGTAYVLNGEKVFTGNGPLARIVDVAATVEMDGVTQVRYFFVDTTSPGFTKVTPHEFMGLKGTPIGVLRMEDVRVPATHLLPSSADESRYAPEIARLATLARTLVISSPALAIAKLCLVWQKDFVNRRVMDDRPLGSYEEVQRIVAETAAEAFTIESVLEWGLLARDRANTEPDLTAAKNTTSLACWRAVERTMSLLGGEGLETARSKARRGAVPLPVERFHRDARGLRVAGGVDFLLDYWSAESALVSCYYEAADAPVTGSLPDVDEVSLSPRCRGHLRHLLAQAEALGSACARLTREHGRDELLRREHVVITLGKIANDLLAMAVVLARAAALAERGDTAALDLADVACSAARVRLAGLWPELDQSAPDHAAVSADLLGGDRFAFLLSDVVTDLPPHEV; encoded by the coding sequence ATGACGTCCTCCGTAGCCTCGCCGCCGACCTTGCGCGGCCTGTTCGATGAGCTGTTCCTCGGCCGGGTGCGCTGGGACCTGCTGCGCCCGTTCCCGGAGCAGGACCCGGCCGACCGCGCGGCGGGCGACGCGGCGGTGGCCGCGATCCGCGAGCTGCTGACCGCGCGGGTCAACCCCGAGCGGGTCGACCGCACCGGCGAGCTGCCCGACGGCCTGACCGGGGCGATGCAGGACGGCGGCTTCTACCGGATGCTGCTGGACCGCTCGCTCGGCGGCCTGGAGCTGTCGCCGCTCAACGCCCTGCGCGTGGTGTCCGCGGCCGCGAGCTGGTCGCCCGCCGTGGCGTGGTCGCTGGCCGTCGGCAACGGCTTCGGGTCCGGCTCGTACCTGCCGATCATCCCCGAGGGGCCGCTGCGGGACCTGATCACCCGCTACGTCCGCGAGGGCATCGTGTCCGGCAGCGCCGACACCGAGGCCAACGGCGCGGCCAACCACCGCCGCCACACCACGGCCGTCCCGGTCGACGGCGGCACCGCCTACGTGCTCAACGGCGAGAAGGTGTTCACCGGCAACGGACCCCTCGCGCGGATCGTGGACGTCGCCGCGACGGTCGAAATGGACGGCGTCACGCAGGTCCGGTACTTCTTCGTCGACACCACCTCGCCCGGGTTCACCAAGGTCACCCCGCACGAGTTCATGGGGCTCAAGGGCACGCCCATCGGCGTGCTGCGGATGGAGGACGTCCGGGTGCCCGCCACGCACCTGCTGCCGTCGTCGGCCGACGAGTCCCGGTACGCGCCGGAGATCGCCCGGCTGGCCACGCTGGCCCGGACGCTGGTCATCTCCTCGCCCGCGCTGGCCATCGCGAAGCTGTGCCTGGTGTGGCAGAAGGACTTCGTCAACCGCCGCGTCATGGACGACCGGCCGCTGGGTTCCTACGAGGAGGTCCAGCGGATCGTCGCGGAGACCGCGGCCGAGGCGTTCACCATCGAGAGCGTGCTGGAGTGGGGCCTGCTGGCCCGGGACCGCGCCAACACCGAGCCGGACCTGACCGCGGCCAAGAACACGACGTCGCTGGCGTGCTGGCGGGCGGTCGAGCGGACCATGTCGCTGCTGGGCGGCGAGGGGTTGGAGACCGCGCGCAGCAAGGCCAGGCGCGGGGCGGTGCCGCTGCCGGTGGAGCGGTTCCACCGCGACGCGCGCGGGTTGCGCGTGGCGGGCGGCGTGGACTTCCTGCTCGACTACTGGTCGGCCGAGTCGGCGCTGGTGTCCTGCTACTACGAGGCCGCGGACGCGCCGGTCACCGGGTCCCTCCCCGACGTGGACGAGGTGTCGCTGTCGCCGCGCTGCCGCGGGCACCTGCGGCACCTGCTGGCGCAGGCGGAGGCGCTCGGCTCGGCGTGCGCGCGGCTGACCCGCGAGCACGGCCGGGACGAGCTGCTGCGGCGCGAGCACGTCGTCATCACGCTCGGGAAGATCGCCAACGACCTGCTCGCCATGGCCGTGGTGCTGGCCAGGGCGGCGGCGCTGGCCGAGCGCGGCGACACCGCCGCCCTGGACCTCGCCGACGTCGCCTGCTCGGCGGCCCGGGTGCGCCTGGCCGGGCTGTGGCCCGAGCTGGACCAGTCCGCCCCCGACCACGCCGCGGTGAGCGCCGACCTGCTCGGCGGCGACCGGTTCGCGTTCCTGCTGTCCGACGTCGTCACCGACCTGCCCCCTCACGAGGTGTGA
- a CDS encoding non-ribosomal peptide synthetase, protein MNTVHEFVAAHARTSPSRTAVVSGTGSMTYAELDRRAGGLAAALVARGVRPGSPVCVLLPRSAEFVVAALAVLKVGGHYVPLDPDYPTARLVRMAAAVRAPVVVTDASLASVLDVPAVLVDGCAPARFDGPIVPADELAYVMFTSGSTGVPKGVAVTHRGIVRLVRSPGCVTLRGQTMLHISSPSFDAATFDIWGALANGGRLVVGPPGKASVAEIGGLVRGQGVTTAFFPTGLFHLIVDEDVAALAGLRQVVVGGDVLSAAHARRFLAAVPGCRLVNGYGPTEMTTFTTFHDVRGGDGPVPIGTPLNRTTVRVLDDSLDPVPFGTPGQLYAGGDGLARGYLGDPALTAERFVPDPWVPGARLYATGDLVRETVDGLEFLGRIDGQVKKRGFRVEPGEVEAALRDDRDVRDAAVVATGERADTRRLEAFLVLTGPLAGVRARVSRVLPEHLLPDLWFEVPELPLNPNGKVDRAALRSQPQGSAVVGSAVVGSAVVGSAVVGSGGSGAGSGVAGAAAWGAGPGAAGAARAAGADSGAAGASAAGAAARGAGSGVAGASSGVGAAGAGAAGAAGAGAGAASAGAGSAGSGPGSGMNPTENTIAAIWRDVLEVEEVGRDDDFFALGGHSLIANRIVTRMRKALGVDLRLVVLFDHPTVAGLARVVDASS, encoded by the coding sequence ATGAACACCGTGCACGAGTTCGTCGCCGCCCACGCCCGCACGTCGCCGTCCCGGACCGCCGTGGTGTCCGGGACGGGGTCGATGACCTACGCCGAGCTGGACCGGCGCGCCGGCGGCCTGGCCGCCGCCCTGGTGGCGCGCGGCGTGCGGCCCGGCAGCCCGGTGTGCGTGCTGCTGCCCCGGTCCGCCGAGTTCGTCGTGGCCGCCCTGGCCGTGCTCAAGGTCGGCGGCCACTACGTGCCGCTCGACCCCGACTACCCGACCGCGCGGCTGGTGCGCATGGCGGCGGCGGTGCGGGCGCCGGTGGTGGTGACCGACGCGTCGCTGGCGTCGGTTTTGGACGTGCCGGCGGTGCTGGTGGACGGGTGCGCGCCCGCCCGGTTCGACGGCCCGATCGTGCCCGCCGACGAGCTGGCGTACGTGATGTTCACGTCCGGGTCGACCGGGGTGCCGAAGGGCGTCGCGGTGACGCACCGCGGGATCGTGCGGCTGGTGCGGTCGCCCGGGTGCGTCACGCTGCGGGGTCAGACCATGCTGCACATCTCGTCGCCGTCGTTCGACGCCGCCACGTTCGACATCTGGGGCGCGCTGGCCAACGGCGGGCGGCTGGTGGTCGGGCCGCCCGGCAAGGCGTCGGTGGCCGAGATCGGCGGGCTGGTGCGCGGGCAGGGCGTGACGACGGCGTTCTTCCCGACCGGGCTTTTTCACCTGATCGTGGACGAGGACGTGGCGGCGCTGGCCGGACTGCGGCAGGTCGTGGTCGGCGGCGACGTGCTGTCGGCGGCGCACGCGCGGCGGTTCCTGGCGGCCGTGCCGGGGTGCCGGCTGGTCAACGGGTACGGGCCGACCGAGATGACGACGTTCACCACGTTCCACGACGTGCGCGGCGGGGACGGGCCGGTGCCGATCGGGACGCCGCTGAACCGGACCACCGTGCGGGTGCTGGACGACTCGCTCGACCCGGTGCCGTTCGGGACGCCCGGGCAGCTGTACGCCGGGGGTGACGGCCTGGCGCGCGGGTACCTGGGCGACCCGGCGCTGACGGCCGAGCGGTTCGTGCCGGACCCGTGGGTGCCCGGTGCGCGGCTGTACGCGACGGGGGACTTGGTGCGGGAGACCGTGGACGGGTTGGAGTTTTTGGGTCGGATCGACGGGCAGGTGAAGAAGCGCGGGTTCCGGGTGGAGCCCGGTGAGGTGGAGGCGGCGCTGCGGGACGACCGGGACGTGCGGGACGCGGCCGTGGTGGCGACCGGGGAGCGGGCGGACACGCGGCGGCTGGAGGCGTTCCTGGTGCTGACCGGGCCGCTGGCGGGGGTGCGGGCGCGGGTGTCGCGGGTGCTGCCGGAGCACCTGCTGCCGGACCTGTGGTTCGAGGTGCCCGAGCTGCCGCTCAACCCGAACGGGAAGGTGGACCGCGCGGCTCTCCGCTCGCAGCCGCAGGGGTCGGCGGTCGTGGGGTCGGCGGTCGTGGGGTCGGCGGTCGTGGGGTCGGCGGTCGTGGGGTCGGGGGGATCGGGTGCCGGCTCGGGGGTGGCGGGCGCGGCGGCCTGGGGCGCGGGCCCGGGTGCGGCGGGCGCGGCGAGGGCGGCGGGCGCCGACTCGGGCGCGGCGGGCGCGAGTGCGGCGGGCGCGGCGGCCCGGGGCGCGGGCTCGGGGGTGGCGGGCGCCAGCTCGGGCGTGGGTGCGGCGGGTGCGGGTGCGGCGGGTGCGGCGGGCGCGGGCGCGGGCGCGGCAAGCGCGGGGGCGGGGTCAGCCGGCTCTGGTCCCGGCTCGGGCATGAACCCGACCGAGAACACCATCGCCGCGATCTGGCGGGACGTCCTGGAGGTCGAGGAGGTGGGCCGCGACGACGACTTCTTCGCCCTCGGCGGCCACTCCCTCATCGCGAACCGCATCGTCACCCGGATGCGCAAGGCGCTGGGCGTCGACCTGCGCCTGGTCGTGTTGTTCGACCACCCGACCGTGGCCGGGCTGGCGCGGGTCGTGGACGCTAGCAGCTGA